CCCTAGATTTTTCTGCAGCATTCAAGTTTTAGCAGCCATGGGACTCGCTCTCGCGCTCTCCTTTCTCCTCTGCAGCTGTCTCCATGGCGTGAGCTCCGGCTCGCCGTACCTCACCTCATTGTTCACCCTTGGAGACTCCTACATCGATGCCGGCAACTTTGTGGTCATGGCTCCTCCGGCGGTGCCCGTGTGGCATGAGAGGCCTCCTTACGGCATGACCTTCTTTGGGCGCCCCACGGGCCGCCTCAGCGACGGGCGAGTCACCGTCGATTTCATCGGTAAGTTGAACCATCTTGTTCGTTTCATCAAGGGAACAATTTGCTCACAATTAGACTTGTGGGATCTGAATATCTAGACATGCATGCGTCTTACTATTTTGGAGTCTGAGTGCATGTCCTGTTTTGGTTTGGTACCAGCCGAGCAGTTTGGTCTCCCACTTCTTCGAGCCTCCCTGCTAAACAGCTCAGACGACGTCTCCAAGGGCGTCAATTTCGCCGTCGGAGGCGCGACGGCGATCGACGTCGACTTCTATGAGAGGAGCAAACTGGTCCAGTTCAAGCTGATAAACAATTCTCTGAACGTGCAGCTGGGCTGGTTCGAGGAACTCAAGCCAACGATTTGCAACAAGACCGTAAGTATGTGGCATGCCCTCCAGTCTAGCCATTGCACCCTGCCAGTTACATACTGAAAAACTGCATGATACTTACAGGACAAGGTGAATGCTTCAGTAAAGCCCTCTTCTTCGTTGGGGAGTTTGGAGTGAATGACTACAACTTCCTGTGGAATGCCGGGAAGACTGAAGACGAAGTGAGATCCTATGTACCTAAAGTTGTGAAAAATATTGCCGTGGCCGTGGAGGTACATTTATTGTGCAACTTGTTCAGTTTTGATTTGGATGTTTTTTACACAACGCATCTTTTTTGCCTTGTAACGTTAGGACGCGACACCACGCTAAACTAGTGTGTCTGCTTTGGTACCACAGAGGCTCATCAAAGAAGGTGCAGTTTATGTGGTCGTGCCGGGGAATCCACCGAACGGGTGCTCACCCACCATGCTGACGACCCGCTCGAGCTTCAACAAGATGATGATGTACGACCGCATCGGCTGCCTAAGCGACATCAACGGCGTGGCCAAGTACCACAACTCCATGCTCCGCGCGGCGATTGGCGCTCTCAGGGGCAAGTACTCGCATGTCGTGATCATCTACGCCGACTTCTACGGCCCGATCATCACGATCCTCGAAAACCCCAGCCTATTCGGTAAGGACCAGAAAGTTCGCAGGGATTGTGTGTCCGTGTTGCTGACGCTTGCTGTTGTGGGGTCACCGAGTTTTAAAAAAGAACAATGAATCTGCAGGAGTGGCCGGCGGCGACGCTCTACGGGCTTGCTGCGGAGGCGGCGGGGCATACAACTGGAATGCCAGCGCTGTCTGCGGCATGCCGGGGGTGACTGCCTGGAAGGATCCCTCGGTGTTCGTGAACTGGGATGGGATTCACTACACGGAGGCTACATACCGCTTCATCGCCGAAGGGTGGCTCCACGGTCCTTTTGCCGATCCACCAATACTAAGTGCACTTCGCTACTAGAGAAAAGACTAGATCAAAACCATTACGAACAACACAAGGAGTTCATGAATATGTTAATATCATATTTTAGAAGGAATTAATGGTGATGGCGATAGAGGCATAGAGGATCGACGATGACGTCGTGGAGCTAGGTGGCGCCATGGGAGAGAGGGTAAGTCTAGTGTTCGAACAACAAGTACTTATGTTTTCTTATAGTGGATTGTTGAGAATGTCACACCGAAAACCAccttagtaacatatgtatgtgattTCTCCGAGGAAGCCATCTTGAATATAATTTGTTTTCCAGTCGATTTCTCGGACAAGAGATTTGTCCAAGTTGGTTGCCATATAGAACTCACATAGGTGCTATAATTATTATCGGCTGAAATTTCCCCTATCAGAAACTGATTCAAAGGACGGACTCCCAGACTAAGATTTACAGAACGAAGGTGGGACAATTCTCATTTAAACCAACAAAAGCCACCCAGGTGGACACACCTGAAATGATCAACAACCTAGCAGCATTAACAAAACTTCAAACGAGGCGATGCTTTGATAGACGTCTTTAAAGAGGGGAATTCACATTATTTCACTTATTGTATTAGCAATTACCATACATTTTTTTACACCCTTCCTTACACATCCCCATCACTTGAGTCTGTACCGCAGACGATACAATACTAGAAAAAAGTTATAAAAAAAATACAACAACACAAGTAATAATAAGTACTCAACACACGAGTGCACACATGTATCATATATTCAAGCCTCGGCATAGAGGTGAGCTGGTAGCTTGGGCTCCACAACGGCCTCCAGCGGGAACTTACGTGGTGTGGACAAGCCGAAGATCTCCTCCATGCTCAGCTCTACACCGTTAGGGAGTCTCCATGTGAACCCATGCAGCAGGTTTGCCAGGCTTACCTGGATCACCTTTAGTCCCAAACTATACCCGGGGCACATCCTGCGTCCTGACCCGAATGGAAGCAGCTCATAGTCCTGCCCCTTGACGTCGAGTCTGCTGTCGAGGAAACGCTCTGGCATGAACTCCTCCGGCGCCTCCCACAACTTCGGGTCACGGCCAATAGACCACACCATGACTAGCACCCGTGTGCCGGCGGGGATGTCGTAGCCGTTGATGGACGTGTCCTCACGGGAAAGGCGGGGTACAAGCATCGGTGCTACCGGGTGCAACCGCATGGTCTCTTTGACGATGGCATCCACATATGGAAGGCTCGGCATGTCCTTTTCGGTGACCCATCGGCCTCTCCCCACTACACGGTCCAGCTCCTCCGTGGCTTTGGCGAGCACCTCTGGCTTTTTCAGGAGCTCTGAGAGGGCCCATTCCACTGTCACCGCCGAGCTCTCTGTGCCGCCGGCAATGAGGTCCTACACGAGCACGTTTCAGAATGGTGTTGATTAGTGTGAAAAGTCAGAATTATTGGTGTTGTGTAAATGAGCGATACTGTTATACATAGTTAATAGAATCAGTTGCGAGTCTTGTGACTAAGTAATTAACTGCGTGCATTGTCTACATGAATGGCAATGTCACGATTGAACTTGTCTACAGTTTTTTCTCTACTGTTTTTGGTGGAACTTGTCTACACATGGTGGGACGTGCCTATGAACAACCCAATTATTTTCCCCAGAGTTCAGATGATGGAATTATTGAAGTCTGACTCGCTTAGACCGATTGAACAGACGATAGCAACAGGACATAATATGCTTTGCTGCCCTTTCTGCTTAGAACGATGATACTTGTTTTTGTTTTCAGTGCAGGCAACCAACTACATTCGTGTAGGAGCAAGCAGGGGATAAACATAATTAATTCGCTGCAGGGAAGGAAAGCAATAGTACTCACCTGAGTGAAAGCCTTGACGCCCTCTCTGTTGAGCTTGACCTCAAGACCGGGATCGCCGGCGAACTGCAGCAGCACGTCCACCATGTCCTTCACCACGAAGCTCTCCCCCTCGCGGCGACGGCGCTTGCTGTGCTCATCCACCACGTGCTCCAGGAACCGGTCGAACATCTTGCTCAGCTTCTTCATCCTCTTGATGTACCCCTGCAGGTCCATCCAGTCCAGCCACGGGATGGAGTCGCCGATGTTGAGCACGCCGTTGAGCAGGAACAGCTCGTCGATCATCCACTTGAACTCCTCGGGCGTCGTGATCACCGCCCCTGCCTCGTCCTTCACCTCCTTCTCCAGGTACTTCTTGCCCATCACCATGCGCGTGATCACGTTCAGGCTCACCGTGGACAGGTAGTCCTTGAGCACCACCAcgcggccggcgccggcgccgccgcgaTACAGGTCGCCGAGCAGGGCGAGCACCTCCTCCCTGCGGATGTACTCGTACGACTCGAGCCGCTTGGCGCTGAAGAGCTCGGTGAGGCACATCTTGCGGGCCTGGCGCCAGTAGGCGCCGTAGGGGGACCAGGTGATGTCGCTGTAGTTGTAGGTGGTGTACCTGCCGGCGGCGGTCTTGGGGCGATCGGTGAACACCACGTCGTGGGTCTTGAGGAAGAACTTGGCCATCTCGACGGAGGAGCCGACGACGACGGGGAAGGAGCCGAACTGCAGTTGCATGAGGGGGCCGTACTTCTTGGAGAGAGCGTGGATGGAGCGGTGCGGGAGCGTGCCGATGAGGTTGAGGTTGCCGATGATCGGCCAAGGCTTGGGGCCCGGCGGGAGGTTgtactggcggcggcggcggcggaggacagCCTTGAGGAAGAGCACCGTGGCGAGCACCACGCCGAGGAAGGACGCCAGCTGAGGAAGCTCCATTGGGATCGAAGCTGACCACCGGGCAGGTACGCTGATGATGATGCAAGTGCTGTGGCTGAGTGATGCCTTCAAGCTTGAGCTGGGTGTTGAGCTCGTGGTGGTGCTGACTACTTATAGATGGCGAGGTGGAACTGGAAGAGCGCGTGCGTCGTGCGAAGTGGAGGTGGGAAAGCACCAGGAAATCTGAAGAAGACTTTGGAAAACTTGACTGACGAAGACCATTTCGTGTGAGACACTCAGACACATGCTCAGCGTTACCTGACGAGGTGGAATCGGAAGAAATGTACTGTATGTCACGGAGTGTAATCAAACGGCGTGGGATCACCAGATAATGACTAGTGTGATTTAGCTGGTAAAGATGCATGTGTTAGGGCAACTCTAGCCGAGAAAAAGAAATCTGGTTTTTCTCTCTAACCGACATCTGGCCTTAAGTCAAAAAAACTCAAAGGAGTAAAAAATCTTTGGGCGGGCCAAACAAACTAGATTAAAGCTGACCTTAATAACTTTCCTATTTGGTGCTACCCTGGGCGGGCCACGGCCGGGTTTTGCCCCAACGTAGCTCCGCGCCTGCATGTGACCCTTAAATTTACTTCTCGCCGCCGCGGAGTAAAAGAAAATCCAACTTCGCCTCTGAACCGACCCTCCACCCGATCCCCGCCACCCAACCTCACCCACACCCACTCCAACGCTGACCCGCCGCCGATATGACTGGACCTCGCCGCTCATGCACAACGTGGATCCGCGCCGCCACGAGCGTTCTTGAGGCCGCGAAGCTACTTCCTCTCTCGCAGCATCTTCTTCCTCCCACAGCCGCCTGCCCGGCTTCCCTGATCTCGCGCCACTGCCGCCACAGAGGCAATGCATCAGTGTGCGACGGCGGAATTGGGGGAATGTGGGTGGTCGAGATAACCGACCGGCACACCGACAAGAAGATTTGGATTGGCTCCCTCCATTTGGCCGAGCAGGCGGTGCGAGCCTACGATGTCGCGGCTCCGAAGGACAACGGAACTTCGTTTTTGGTGAGATGTCGCGGCTGGAGCCCGCAGATCCGCAGGTGGACTCCGCGCAAGAGATGAGGGAGGACCGGAATGTCTCAGAGCGCATCGCGGCGGATGCCGCCGGCGAGGAGtacattccggagctccgccgccgctacCTAGAGCAAGTCGAGGAGGAGCACGGGTTGTATGCGGCCGGGTGACGGGCGTCATCTTTCTGTCCAGCGACTTCGACGTCGACGATAACGAGGGTGGCCCGGACTCTATGATTGGTGGGCTCAGCCGAGCGGAATGGAAGAGCATCGAGGAAGAAACAGATACCGACCGAGCTCAGCCGAGCGGAGTGGAAGAGCATCGAGGAAGAAAGCGAGTAGTAAGTTTCGGTCAGTTTAGTCTAAATTTTATTTTAGTCCATATTAATTTCTATGTACTTATTTCGAATCGGCACCAAACTGCATTTAAATAAGTTTTATGTACTTATTTGAACCCAATTTGTGTTTGTGCATCGAATTTGTGCTTTTTCTCTGTGGCGtgcatatttatttatttttctctgtCTTGTATGAGAAAGGCTGTCATTATTCAGATCTACACCATTTCTGCATTCTACTTATTTCTAGAATGCAGCATGTTTCTTGCTTGATTCTATTTATCCGTGTCTATCAGTGAGCAAGCACAGCAGACAGGGAAGTGTGGGGCAAAACAGAAAGATATATCTGATAGTACCGATGGCCAAATCGGAGTGAGGCTCTCTGTAGAAGGCAGGCGATAGGAGTCGTCCATGAAAACGATAGATCAGGACATCACGGTCCACACGTCCACTAGCACACGTTTTACTCAACATCTTCTCGGCTCAAGCATCCGTGCTGTACGCCCACCCTATCTCGACGCAGATAATTTCTTGTACACACAGTACAATCGCTCACGTACATGAGCATGCACATACACTTATCCCTACGAACGCACTCGCAGATAAATTTTTTGATGCTTAGATCTTGTTGAAAGTTGACATTATTCAGCCAGCGCAATCGTGCGTGGGTAACGGTGGGCATCGGGGAGACGCGCCTGTCCGGTCTGCATATTTCAACGCAATTAGCTGCAAACCACAGGGAAAAACCATGGGCGTGGTGTGAGCTAGCAAAGACTAATCTTGGCGACTTGACTGACCCGGAGCCTGATTGGTAGGTTCAGAGCAGGTGAAGATCGAAATCCTGACGGAAGATCGCACTGACACGAGTGGTTAGCAGAATAA
Above is a window of Triticum dicoccoides isolate Atlit2015 ecotype Zavitan chromosome 5B, WEW_v2.0, whole genome shotgun sequence DNA encoding:
- the LOC119305585 gene encoding GDSL esterase/lipase At5g45910-like; the encoded protein is MGLALALSFLLCSCLHGVSSGSPYLTSLFTLGDSYIDAGNFVVMAPPAVPVWHERPPYGMTFFGRPTGRLSDGRVTVDFIAEQFGLPLLRASLLNSSDDVSKGVNFAVGGATAIDVDFYERSKLVQFKLINNSLNVQLGWFEELKPTICNKTVRQGECFSKALFFVGEFGVNDYNFLWNAGKTEDEVRSYVPKVVKNIAVAVERLIKEGAVYVVVPGNPPNGCSPTMLTTRSSFNKMMMYDRIGCLSDINGVAKYHNSMLRAAIGALRGKYSHVVIIYADFYGPIITILENPSLFGVAGGDALRACCGGGGAYNWNASAVCGMPGVTAWKDPSVFVNWDGIHYTEATYRFIAEGWLHGPFADPPILSALRY
- the LOC119309437 gene encoding trimethyltridecatetraene synthase-like gives rise to the protein MELPQLASFLGVVLATVLFLKAVLRRRRRQYNLPPGPKPWPIIGNLNLIGTLPHRSIHALSKKYGPLMQLQFGSFPVVVGSSVEMAKFFLKTHDVVFTDRPKTAAGRYTTYNYSDITWSPYGAYWRQARKMCLTELFSAKRLESYEYIRREEVLALLGDLYRGGAGAGRVVVLKDYLSTVSLNVITRMVMGKKYLEKEVKDEAGAVITTPEEFKWMIDELFLLNGVLNIGDSIPWLDWMDLQGYIKRMKKLSKMFDRFLEHVVDEHSKRRRREGESFVVKDMVDVLLQFAGDPGLEVKLNREGVKAFTQDLIAGGTESSAVTVEWALSELLKKPEVLAKATEELDRVVGRGRWVTEKDMPSLPYVDAIVKETMRLHPVAPMLVPRLSREDTSINGYDIPAGTRVLVMVWSIGRDPKLWEAPEEFMPERFLDSRLDVKGQDYELLPFGSGRRMCPGYSLGLKVIQVSLANLLHGFTWRLPNGVELSMEEIFGLSTPRKFPLEAVVEPKLPAHLYAEA